DNA from Halorarum salinum:
CGATGAGGTCGGCGAACCGGCGCGGGGTGGCGACCCCGCACGTGTCGGGGACGTTGATCCAGTCGACGCCGACCTCGTCGACGGCCTCGACGACCTCGACGAGGAACGGTTCGTCCGTCCGCGTGGCGTCCATCGGCGAGAACATCACCTCGACGCCCGCCTCGCGGACCCGCTCGACGGCGTCGACCGCGCGCTCCTTCACCTCCTCGCGCGTGGCGTGCATCGAGTCCTCGATCTGGACGTCGCTCGTGGAGACGAACGTGTGCACCATGTCGACGCCCGAGTCGAGCGCGGCCTCGATGTCGCCGTCGACGACGCGGGCCAGCCCGCAGGTGGTCGCGTCGGTCGCGTCGGCGATGTCCGAGACCGCCTCGAACTCCGCCTCGGAGTTCACCGGGAACCCCGCCTCGACGACGTGGACGCCCATCTCGGAGAGCGTCGTGGCTATCTCCCGCTTCTGTTCGTAGTCGAACGACGTGCGTGGCGACTGCTCGCCGTCGCGCAGCGTCGTGTCGAAAATTCGTACTGTCTCGAATTCGTCAGTGGCACTCAACGTGCCCTGGAAGAACTCGTTCCGCCGGACTGGATACCGACGAGTCCTGATTATGGGACATCGTCCGACCGTGGGGGAGAACTCCTTGTAAAGCGTTGTGGTCGGACACATCTCGCCCGACCGCCGTACCGATCGGATCCTCGACCCGATCCGGAAAACCGCCATCCGGCGTCGACTACAGTCGTGATCCCATACCTTATATTCGATAATATTCGAGCTGCACAGTCGCCGTCCGTCCAGCCGTCGGGCGGTCCACGGGTCGGGACTGGACGCGTGCCCACTTCTTGCGCGCCGATCACCCGTTCGGCGATTCCGTACCGCTCCGACGGTCCGGC
Protein-coding regions in this window:
- a CDS encoding LeuA family protein, whose product is MCPTTTLYKEFSPTVGRCPIIRTRRYPVRRNEFFQGTLSATDEFETVRIFDTTLRDGEQSPRTSFDYEQKREIATTLSEMGVHVVEAGFPVNSEAEFEAVSDIADATDATTCGLARVVDGDIEAALDSGVDMVHTFVSTSDVQIEDSMHATREEVKERAVDAVERVREAGVEVMFSPMDATRTDEPFLVEVVEAVDEVGVDWINVPDTCGVATPRRFADLIEVVCAHTDGRVDVHTHDDFGLAAANALAGVEAGAAQTQVSVNGIGERAGNAALEEVVMAAESVYGADTGIDTGRITELSRLVEGASDMPVPANKPVVGRNAFSHESGIHAAGVIENSDTFEPGVMTPEMVGARREFVMGKHTGTHSVRQRLREDGFDPTESQVREVTRRVKDHGADARVTMDDVRRFAHDVGVEAGESEGDEREEERGATV